Within Halobacterium jilantaiense, the genomic segment CGAGCGCGAGTTCGAACACCAGCCCGCGGAACGCGCTCGCGGGACTGAACCCCGCGAAGACGGCTATCGACCCGGCGTCCACGAGCCCGCCGGAGACGGCGGCGACGAGCGCGAGGTCGAGGCCGACGGCGAGCGCGACGAGCGCGGCGACGCTCCCGCCGAGCGCGCCCCGGGTGGTGCCGACGGCGGCCGACACCGCGACCGCGAGCGCCGTCGCGACCAGCGCGTACCCCGCGGTGAACAGCGCGAACCGAGCGAACACGACCGGCGTGTCGCCGGCGCTGTGCGACGCGAAGAACGACACCGGCTGCTCGGCACCGGTGGTGGCGACGACGCCGGCGACCGCCAGCGACGCCAGCACGACCACGAGCACGCCGCTCGCGCGCCCGACGAACACGCCGAGGACGTACTCCAGACGCGTCAGCGGGTACGTCCGGAAGACCGCCAGTTCGCCGCGCTCGCCGTCGCCCTGCACGGTCCGGTACGCGAACGCGAACGCGACCGCCGGCACCAGCACCTCGACGGGCAACAGCAGGTCGAACGTCAGGGAGACGTAGCCGCCCGGCGAGCCCGCGGCGGCACCCGCGAGCCCGACGACCACGGCGACGAACGCCGCGGCGACGGCGAGCAGCGCGCGGTTCCGCGCGAGCGTCCGGAGCTCGCGCTCCGCGACGACGAACACGCGGTCGACGGCCGCCCGAAGCCCCGCAGCGTCAGCCCCCGTCTCGGCGGCGTCGCTCACTGCGCGTCACCCCCGGATGGAGCCGCAGCGGTGGCGTCGAGTTCCCGGCCCGCGACGGCCCGCGAGAACGCCGCTCGGAGCGTGCCCGCACCGGTCTCCGCGAGCAGGTCTTCGGGCGGCCCGTCGAAGGCGATCGCGCCGTCAGCGACCAGCACGACGCGGTCGGCGCGCGCCTCGACGGCGGCGAGGTCGTGGCTCGACACCACAACCGCGCGGTCGTCTGTCGCGAGCGCGGCCGTCGCGTCGAAGACGCTGTCCGAGACGTCCGGGTCGAGGCCGCTGGTCGGCTCGTCCAGCACGACGACCGGCGGGTCGCCGACGAGCGCCTGCGCGAGCCCGAGCAGCCGCGTCATCCCGCCAGAGAGCGCTTCGACGCGGCGGTCGGCGGCGTCACCGAGCCCGACCCGGTCGAGGACGGCGTCCGCGTCGACGCCGCCGCCGACGAGGCCGGCGTAGAACGACAGCGTCTCCCGGACGGTGAACCCGCTCCGGAACCCCGGCGACTGCGGGAGGTA encodes:
- a CDS encoding ABC transporter ATP-binding protein, translating into MTAPVLALEDASFAFGDLTILDEESVAVERGELVALVGPNGSGKTTVLELLAGLRDPDSGTVRRPANAARSTAYLPQSPGFRSGFTVRETLSFYAGLVGGGVDADAVLDRVGLGDAADRRVEALSGGMTRLLGLAQALVGDPPVVVLDEPTSGLDPDVSDSVFDATAALATDDRAVVVSSHDLAAVEARADRVVLVADGAIAFDGPPEDLLAETGAGTLRAAFSRAVAGRELDATAAAPSGGDAQ
- a CDS encoding ABC transporter permease subunit, which translates into the protein MSDAAETGADAAGLRAAVDRVFVVAERELRTLARNRALLAVAAAFVAVVVGLAGAAAGSPGGYVSLTFDLLLPVEVLVPAVAFAFAYRTVQGDGERGELAVFRTYPLTRLEYVLGVFVGRASGVLVVVLASLAVAGVVATTGAEQPVSFFASHSAGDTPVVFARFALFTAGYALVATALAVAVSAAVGTTRGALGGSVAALVALAVGLDLALVAAVSGGLVDAGSIAVFAGFSPASAFRGLVFELALAPALATPPVATASPAASLAGLLAWLAVGLGGAALAAWPDTG